One Novosphingobium sp. G106 DNA segment encodes these proteins:
- a CDS encoding glycosyltransferase family 4 protein — MKSTAEAAEVVSLEPRSSGVPQAWTRPMRVALIGNFAPRKCGIATFTTDIFEQLGRFQPETRLDVYALQDAEDEAADARAYAEILRSEPDAYALAARRMNEDGVDAVWLQHEFGIFGGDCGEHVLGLVERIAAPLIVTLHTVLSEPSTLQDAITRRLVARASHIMVMCQAGCDLLVERYRADRDRVSVIEHGAPDWPLRLSGAGEGSPKSRRLMTFGLLGPGKGLETAIEALPAIVRRHPDTIYRIAGVSHPNELRRHGEAYRQSLEALAERLGVAGHIEWINRFLDPEELGELLQDCDIYLTPYLNLQQATSGTLSYAVALGRAVVSTPYIHARELLADTGGVLVEPGDSAAIAKAVNRLLDHPAELEALQLRTYRRGRRTIWRHWAANAKAALESAVAPERALPVTIERIAPGLAAFDVLCDGTGMLQHGNYVVPDRRHGYCLDDNVRALMLVSRVPWRSPGEELRRASTFASFLQYAWNPEVRRFRNFMNYDRSWCETIGSEDSNGRAIWALGDTAAHSRLPGLRGWAAQGFDVHAEIALEFVSPRSVAFAALGAAALLEGDPSHRMARAIIERCGDLLDKLLGGIRRPDWTWFETVIGYDNPRLSQALIECGRALGRTDWIEAGLDSLRWVLANQCGAKGVFRPVGSESFGRGGDILPFDQQPLEAWAAIDACVSARRCDPDSSLWLEHGRRAYRWFLGDNDRNVPLADLQLGSCLDGVTPHGANQNVGAESLLAFQLAYYGYEQLLGCAGPDWREDAAQSHRG, encoded by the coding sequence GTGAAAAGTACTGCCGAGGCGGCCGAGGTCGTTTCGCTCGAGCCGAGAAGCTCGGGAGTGCCGCAGGCCTGGACTCGGCCGATGCGCGTGGCGCTGATCGGCAACTTCGCCCCGCGCAAGTGCGGCATCGCGACATTCACGACCGACATTTTCGAGCAACTCGGCCGCTTTCAGCCGGAGACGCGGCTCGACGTCTATGCGCTGCAGGACGCTGAGGACGAGGCCGCCGACGCACGCGCCTATGCGGAAATCCTGCGCAGCGAGCCCGATGCCTATGCCCTGGCCGCGCGGCGGATGAACGAGGATGGAGTCGACGCGGTCTGGCTGCAGCACGAATTCGGCATCTTCGGCGGCGATTGCGGCGAGCATGTGCTCGGCCTTGTTGAGCGCATCGCCGCGCCGCTGATCGTCACGCTTCACACGGTCCTGTCAGAGCCTTCGACGCTTCAGGATGCGATCACCCGCAGGCTGGTGGCGCGCGCCAGCCATATTATGGTCATGTGCCAGGCGGGGTGCGATCTTCTGGTCGAGCGCTATCGTGCCGACCGTGATCGGGTCAGCGTGATCGAGCACGGTGCGCCCGACTGGCCGCTGCGGCTGAGCGGCGCCGGAGAAGGCTCGCCCAAGTCGCGCCGGCTGATGACCTTCGGTCTGCTCGGCCCTGGCAAGGGCCTGGAAACGGCGATCGAGGCGCTTCCGGCGATCGTTCGGCGTCACCCCGATACCATCTACCGGATCGCCGGTGTGTCGCATCCCAACGAACTGCGCCGGCATGGCGAGGCCTATCGTCAGAGCCTGGAGGCGCTTGCCGAGCGGCTCGGCGTGGCCGGCCATATCGAGTGGATCAACCGTTTCCTCGATCCCGAGGAGCTGGGCGAGCTGCTGCAGGACTGCGACATCTACCTGACGCCCTATCTCAACCTTCAGCAGGCGACTTCCGGCACGCTGAGCTATGCCGTGGCGCTGGGCCGTGCCGTGGTCTCGACACCCTATATCCACGCACGCGAACTGCTGGCCGATACTGGCGGCGTGCTCGTCGAGCCGGGCGATTCCGCGGCCATCGCCAAGGCGGTGAACCGCCTGCTCGATCATCCGGCCGAGCTCGAAGCCCTGCAACTGCGCACCTATCGGCGCGGCCGGCGGACGATCTGGCGGCATTGGGCCGCCAATGCCAAGGCCGCACTCGAATCCGCGGTGGCACCGGAGCGCGCGCTGCCCGTCACGATCGAGCGGATCGCCCCGGGGCTCGCCGCTTTCGACGTGCTGTGCGACGGCACCGGCATGCTCCAGCACGGCAACTATGTCGTACCGGACCGCCGCCATGGCTATTGTCTCGACGATAACGTCCGCGCGCTGATGCTCGTAAGCCGCGTGCCCTGGCGCAGTCCGGGCGAGGAGTTGCGGCGCGCCAGCACTTTCGCATCCTTCCTGCAGTATGCCTGGAACCCAGAGGTCCGGCGCTTCCGCAATTTCATGAACTATGATCGCAGCTGGTGCGAGACGATCGGTTCGGAGGACAGCAATGGCCGCGCCATCTGGGCGCTGGGCGATACCGCTGCGCATTCGCGACTGCCCGGCCTGCGCGGCTGGGCGGCGCAGGGTTTCGACGTCCATGCCGAGATCGCGCTGGAATTCGTCTCGCCGCGCTCCGTCGCCTTTGCCGCACTCGGGGCGGCGGCTCTGCTCGAAGGCGATCCCTCACACCGCATGGCGCGCGCGATCATCGAACGCTGCGGCGACCTGCTCGACAAGCTGCTGGGTGGAATCCGCCGCCCCGATTGGACCTGGTTCGAGACCGTGATCGGCTATGATAATCCGCGGCTGTCGCAGGCCCTGATCGAATGCGGTCGCGCGCTCGGCCGCACCGACTGGATCGAAGCGGGGCTCGACAGCCTGCGCTGGGTCCTGGCCAACCAGTGCGGGGCCAAGGGCGTATTCCGCCCGGTCGGCTCGGAAAGCTTCGGCCGCGGCGGCGACATCCTGCCTTTCGACCAGCAGCCGCTCGAAGCCTGGGCGGCGATCGACGCCTGCGTTTCGGCCCGGCGTTGCGATCCGGATTCTTCCCTATGGCTCGAACATGGTCGCCGCGCCTATCGTTGGTTCCTGGGGGACAACGACCGCAACGTGCCGCTCGCCGACCTGCAGCTCGGTTCATGCCTCGATGGCGTGACCCCGCACGGCGCCAACCAGAACGTCGGCGCGGAATCGCTGCTGGCGTTCCAGCTTGCTTATTACGGCTACGAGCAGTTGCTCGGATGCGCCGGCCCCGACTGGAGGGAAGATGCCGCTCAGAGCCATCGAGGATGA
- a CDS encoding glycoside hydrolase family 130 protein yields the protein MPLRAIEDEPIATAPDHAGSSSLLTFHERKLLAAPSRVVIRPFHLGWQASGHSSSRAGKLVTDILALPDEVVHAEYRAILSDFSERHWQTERVFDERADEVAQTVRLPRGLSQERRRLIGAYFCHEYSYAAAALMNPSVVEHPDQSGLTGGAVRFVMSLRAVGEGHISSIAFREGIVEPDGSFEIWPQPNVATAVSLTDQSQAHEVGEVQVSRHPESTLSGSVIFPITEPQRNGLEDLRLVRFVDDDGEFQWIGTYTAYNGREIRSELLCTRDFRNFTLGPIEGRAGRNKGLALFPTKLGGSYYMLGRQDGKNLYLLSSDRLDRWDDDGVLLLEPKFPWEFIQLGNCGSPILTDEGWLVLTHGVGAMRKYSIGAILLDRHIPSKVLARSEKPILSPKDSDREGYVPNVVYTCGAMRVGKVLFMPYGISDSAIGFATVPIADLIASLG from the coding sequence ATGCCGCTCAGAGCCATCGAGGATGAACCGATAGCCACCGCACCCGACCACGCGGGCTCAAGCAGCCTGCTGACATTCCACGAGCGCAAGCTTCTGGCGGCTCCGTCGCGCGTGGTGATCCGGCCGTTCCACCTCGGTTGGCAGGCTTCGGGGCACAGCTCTTCGCGAGCGGGCAAGCTCGTTACCGACATCCTCGCGCTGCCGGACGAGGTGGTGCACGCCGAATACCGCGCGATCCTGTCCGACTTCTCGGAGCGGCACTGGCAGACCGAACGTGTCTTCGACGAAAGGGCGGACGAGGTCGCCCAGACCGTGCGCCTGCCGCGCGGCTTGTCGCAGGAACGCCGCCGACTGATCGGCGCCTATTTCTGCCACGAATATTCTTATGCCGCCGCGGCGCTGATGAACCCCAGCGTGGTCGAACATCCCGACCAGTCGGGGCTGACCGGCGGCGCCGTCCGTTTCGTCATGTCGCTGCGCGCGGTGGGCGAGGGCCACATCAGTTCGATCGCCTTCCGCGAGGGCATCGTCGAGCCCGACGGCAGCTTCGAGATATGGCCGCAGCCCAATGTCGCCACTGCCGTGTCACTGACCGACCAGTCGCAGGCGCACGAGGTCGGCGAGGTCCAGGTGAGCCGGCATCCCGAGTCCACACTTTCGGGTTCGGTGATCTTCCCGATCACCGAGCCGCAGCGCAACGGGCTCGAGGACCTGCGGCTGGTGCGCTTCGTCGACGACGACGGCGAGTTCCAGTGGATCGGCACCTATACCGCCTACAACGGCCGCGAGATCCGTTCAGAGCTGCTCTGCACGCGCGATTTCCGCAACTTCACGCTGGGGCCTATCGAGGGCCGGGCGGGGCGCAACAAGGGACTGGCTCTTTTCCCGACCAAGCTCGGCGGCAGCTACTACATGCTCGGGCGGCAGGACGGGAAGAACCTCTACCTGCTGTCGTCCGACCGGCTCGACCGCTGGGACGACGACGGCGTGCTGCTGCTCGAGCCGAAGTTCCCCTGGGAATTCATCCAGCTCGGCAATTGCGGCAGCCCGATCCTGACCGACGAGGGCTGGCTGGTGCTGACCCACGGCGTCGGCGCGATGCGTAAGTATTCGATCGGCGCGATCCTGCTCGACCGGCACATCCCGTCGAAGGTGCTGGCGCGCAGCGAAAAGCCGATCCTGTCGCCGAAGGATAGCGACCGCGAAGGCTATGTGCCCAACGTCGTCTACACCTGCGGTGCGATGCGCGTCGGGAAGGTGCTGTTCATGCCCTATGGCATCTCGGACAGCGCGATCGGCTTTGCCACGGTGCCGATCGCCGACCTCATCGCTTCGCTGGGGTAG
- a CDS encoding SDR family oxidoreductase: MSGKVVVITGASSGIGEAAARLLAKDGARLVLGARRTDRLTGLANEIVAAGGEALAVMLDVTARDSMDDFVGRAIERFGRIDVFVHNAGLMMLGPWAELRRDEWDRMFDVNVRGVLNGIASALPHMLDQQSGHMILIGSTAGHHVVPLGGAYSATKFALRAIADSLRAEGGTAIRATLISPSATRTEIVENVDHPIMREALLSRRDLMLSADDVARAIAYAIAQPAHVDVSEIIVRPTSLKD; this comes from the coding sequence ATGTCGGGAAAAGTCGTTGTCATCACCGGAGCCAGCAGCGGGATCGGCGAGGCTGCCGCCCGATTGCTGGCGAAGGACGGCGCCAGGCTCGTCCTGGGTGCCCGCCGGACGGACCGGCTGACCGGCCTGGCGAACGAGATCGTGGCGGCCGGCGGCGAAGCCCTTGCGGTCATGCTCGATGTCACGGCTCGCGACAGCATGGACGATTTCGTCGGCCGCGCGATCGAACGCTTCGGACGGATCGACGTGTTCGTGCACAATGCCGGGTTGATGATGCTGGGCCCCTGGGCCGAGCTGCGCCGCGACGAGTGGGACCGCATGTTCGACGTCAACGTCCGCGGCGTGCTGAACGGCATCGCTTCGGCGCTTCCGCACATGCTGGATCAGCAATCGGGTCACATGATCCTGATCGGATCGACCGCCGGACATCACGTCGTGCCGCTGGGCGGCGCCTATTCCGCGACGAAGTTCGCGTTGCGCGCCATCGCCGACAGTCTCCGCGCGGAGGGCGGAACGGCGATCCGGGCCACTCTGATCTCGCCGAGCGCGACGCGGACCGAAATCGTGGAGAACGTCGATCATCCGATCATGCGCGAAGCCCTGCTTTCGCGGCGGGATCTCATGCTGTCGGCCGACGACGTCGCGCGCGCGATCGCCTATGCCATTGCCCAGCCAGCCCATGTGGACGTCAGCGAGATCATCGTTCGGCCGACGAGCCTGAAGGACTGA
- a CDS encoding sensor histidine kinase: MSEGWSSRGAEARRRAIVASYAVEREDVTAHLDRLARLAATICNAPIGLVSLIETDRQRFIGRSGTDLAETPREYAFCDYAMHLQDCMIVADARGDARFQDNPLVTGAPGIRLYVGQPLRSSEGAPLGTLCIIDTTTRPPPTAEQQDALRTLADSAMALLERWRADTHNRTQEAQSRNTIHELEQRFHVLSDVIPHMVWSTLASGRVDYVNRLWCEFTGGPPEESYGERWMQFLHPDDVADVDKAWVEAVDSSGAYEAEYRLRGADGEYRWMLARGTPMLDQGGKVYRWIGTCTDIHEQKAASEQSELLTRELSHRIKNIFAVISGLIALSLRRHPELKTLGGDLQQRVLALGRAHDFVRPHSEHSRPYQSHSSIGGMLDSLMSAYQANPGDRIIVRGDEVRIDDRSATPLALFFHELATNAAKYGALSVGEGHVEIEIDASAPDCIALTWTEIGGPPVLPPSEPGFGASLVEMSITRQLGGTLDYDWRKQGLCVRARIPAEMMAR; encoded by the coding sequence GTGAGCGAAGGCTGGTCGTCCAGAGGTGCCGAAGCGCGGCGCCGTGCGATCGTCGCCTCCTATGCGGTGGAGCGCGAGGACGTCACCGCGCACCTCGATCGGCTCGCTCGCCTCGCCGCCACTATCTGCAACGCACCGATCGGTCTCGTCAGCCTCATCGAGACCGATCGGCAGCGCTTCATCGGCCGCAGCGGCACCGATCTTGCCGAAACCCCGCGCGAATATGCGTTTTGCGACTACGCCATGCATCTGCAGGACTGCATGATCGTTGCCGATGCGCGCGGCGACGCGCGCTTTCAGGACAACCCGCTGGTCACCGGTGCGCCGGGCATCCGCCTCTACGTCGGCCAGCCGCTGCGCTCGTCGGAAGGCGCGCCGCTGGGCACGCTCTGCATCATCGACACCACGACGCGCCCGCCACCGACCGCGGAGCAGCAGGACGCTCTGAGGACCCTGGCCGATTCCGCCATGGCGCTGCTCGAACGCTGGCGCGCCGATACCCATAACCGGACGCAAGAGGCGCAGTCGCGCAATACGATCCACGAGCTCGAACAGCGGTTTCACGTCCTGTCGGACGTCATCCCGCATATGGTCTGGTCGACCCTGGCCAGCGGGCGCGTCGACTATGTCAATCGCCTGTGGTGCGAATTCACCGGAGGTCCGCCGGAAGAAAGCTACGGCGAGCGCTGGATGCAGTTCCTCCACCCGGACGACGTCGCCGATGTCGACAAGGCCTGGGTCGAGGCCGTCGACAGCAGCGGAGCTTACGAGGCCGAATACCGGCTGCGCGGCGCCGATGGCGAATACCGCTGGATGCTGGCGCGCGGCACGCCGATGCTCGACCAGGGCGGCAAGGTCTATCGCTGGATCGGCACCTGCACCGACATCCACGAGCAGAAGGCGGCGTCCGAACAGAGCGAATTGCTGACCCGCGAGCTCAGCCACCGGATCAAGAACATCTTCGCAGTGATCAGCGGCCTGATCGCGCTCTCGCTACGCCGCCATCCCGAGCTCAAGACGCTGGGCGGCGACTTGCAGCAGCGGGTCCTGGCGCTGGGCCGCGCGCACGATTTCGTCCGCCCCCACAGCGAGCATTCACGGCCCTATCAATCGCACAGCAGCATCGGCGGCATGCTCGACAGCCTGATGAGCGCCTATCAGGCGAACCCCGGAGACCGCATCATCGTTCGCGGTGACGAAGTGCGCATCGACGACCGCTCTGCCACGCCGCTGGCCCTCTTCTTCCACGAACTGGCGACCAACGCCGCCAAATACGGCGCGCTGTCGGTCGGCGAGGGCCATGTCGAGATCGAGATCGACGCGAGTGCTCCCGACTGCATCGCGCTCACCTGGACCGAAATCGGCGGCCCGCCCGTCCTCCCGCCCAGCGAGCCTGGCTTCGGCGCCAGCCTCGTCGAGATGAGCATTACGCGCCAGCTCGGGGGGACGCTCGATTACGACTGGCGCAAGCAGGGCCTCTGCGTCCGCGCACGCATCCCTGCGGAGATGATGGCGCGCTAG
- a CDS encoding pyridoxamine 5'-phosphate oxidase family protein has translation MKKEIREEFWHAFEKSPFIMIRLDDASASGAGHAEPMTAQLDKEALHTIWFFASRSNRIATGGRAMGQFASKGHDVFACLAGTLVEETDPARIDKHWSKEVEAWFPNGRNDPDLMMLRFEIDDAEVWTVEPGLFGTFKMLTGSAIRSSEMGKHAVGLV, from the coding sequence ATGAAGAAGGAAATTCGCGAGGAATTCTGGCACGCTTTCGAAAAGAGCCCGTTCATCATGATCCGGCTCGACGACGCATCCGCTTCCGGTGCCGGTCACGCCGAGCCGATGACCGCTCAGCTCGACAAGGAAGCCTTGCATACGATCTGGTTCTTCGCATCGCGCAGCAACCGCATCGCCACCGGCGGCCGGGCCATGGGCCAGTTTGCCAGCAAGGGGCATGACGTCTTTGCCTGCCTCGCGGGCACGCTGGTCGAAGAAACCGATCCCGCGCGCATCGACAAGCACTGGTCGAAGGAAGTCGAAGCGTGGTTTCCCAACGGTCGCAACGATCCCGATCTCATGATGCTGCGCTTCGAAATCGACGATGCCGAAGTATGGACCGTAGAACCGGGCCTTTTCGGTACTTTCAAAATGCTGACCGGGAGTGCTATCCGCTCTAGTGAAATGGGCAAACATGCGGTCGGCTTGGTCTGA
- a CDS encoding UdgX family uracil-DNA binding protein (This protein belongs to the uracil DNA glycosylase superfamily, members of which act in excision repair of DNA. However, it belongs more specifically to UdgX branch, whose founding member was found to bind uracil in DNA (where it does not belong), without cleaving it, appears to promote DNA repair by a pathway involving RecA, rather than base excision.), translating into MTRASNSQATTREQPRVVRLAAEDDFDGWRDAARRLASAKISPDAVVWQVGEDSADLFGTEQELPSAPSGELRVPRAFIELAQAAVLHRDPGRFSLLYRLLVHLGENSGLIEDHADPLVRRIEGLAKAVRRDMHKMRAFVRFRELDGTFVAWFEPEHHVVRANAGFFVRRFSTMRWSILTPEISLHWDGAALREGPGADRSQAPDGDVLEEVWKAYYASIFNPARLKVSAMLKEMPRRYWKNMPEAQLIAPLIAGAQAREATMTAQVVAPTERGITLDGLRKEADACRRCPLWKDATQCVFGEGPPDARIVVVGEQPGDEEDRAGHPFVGPAGQVLARAMEEAGLDRGRIYLTNAVKHFKFVLRGKRRIHQTPNAGEIDACRWWLDQEIGLLRPAATVMLGASAVRSVTGRTGAVGALRGKGVTLAHGIGVVSYHPSYILRQPDREAAREAEAALVADLKRAADEAK; encoded by the coding sequence GTGACGCGCGCGAGTAATAGTCAGGCGACCACGCGCGAACAGCCGCGCGTGGTCCGGCTTGCCGCGGAGGACGACTTCGACGGCTGGCGCGATGCCGCACGGCGCCTGGCCAGTGCGAAAATATCACCCGATGCGGTGGTCTGGCAGGTCGGCGAAGATAGCGCCGACCTGTTCGGCACGGAGCAGGAACTGCCCTCTGCCCCGAGCGGCGAACTGCGTGTGCCGCGCGCTTTCATCGAACTGGCGCAGGCAGCGGTCCTTCACCGCGATCCCGGTCGCTTCTCACTGCTCTACCGGCTGCTGGTCCATCTCGGCGAGAATTCCGGGCTGATCGAAGACCACGCCGATCCGCTCGTCCGCCGCATCGAAGGCCTGGCCAAGGCGGTACGGCGCGACATGCACAAGATGCGCGCTTTCGTCCGGTTCCGCGAACTCGACGGCACCTTTGTGGCCTGGTTCGAGCCGGAGCATCACGTGGTCCGCGCCAATGCCGGCTTCTTCGTCCGCCGTTTCTCCACGATGCGCTGGTCGATCCTGACTCCGGAGATTTCACTCCACTGGGACGGCGCGGCGTTGCGCGAAGGCCCTGGGGCCGATCGCAGCCAGGCACCTGACGGCGACGTGCTCGAAGAAGTTTGGAAGGCCTACTATGCGTCGATCTTCAACCCCGCCCGTCTCAAGGTATCGGCGATGCTCAAGGAGATGCCGCGCCGTTACTGGAAGAACATGCCGGAGGCCCAGCTCATTGCCCCGCTCATCGCCGGCGCGCAGGCTCGCGAGGCGACCATGACCGCGCAGGTCGTCGCGCCAACCGAGCGGGGGATCACACTCGACGGCCTTCGCAAGGAAGCCGACGCCTGCCGCCGCTGCCCGCTGTGGAAAGACGCGACGCAGTGCGTCTTCGGCGAAGGTCCGCCCGATGCCCGCATAGTGGTGGTCGGCGAGCAGCCCGGCGACGAGGAGGACCGCGCCGGTCATCCCTTCGTCGGCCCCGCCGGCCAGGTGCTGGCTCGCGCTATGGAAGAGGCTGGCCTCGACCGCGGCCGCATCTACCTGACCAATGCGGTCAAGCACTTCAAGTTCGTCCTGCGCGGCAAGCGGCGTATCCACCAGACGCCCAATGCGGGCGAGATCGACGCCTGCCGCTGGTGGCTCGACCAGGAGATCGGGCTGCTCCGACCGGCCGCCACGGTGATGCTCGGCGCCAGCGCGGTCCGCAGCGTAACCGGGCGCACCGGCGCGGTCGGCGCGCTGCGCGGCAAGGGCGTGACCCTGGCGCACGGGATCGGCGTGGTCAGCTACCACCCGTCCTACATCCTGCGCCAGCCCGATCGCGAAGCCGCGCGAGAGGCCGAGGCGGCGCTCGTCGCCGACCTGAAACGCGCCGCCGACGAAGCGAAATAA
- a CDS encoding hemerythrin domain-containing protein, with translation MAEARIFADLKQDHDRQRKLFEQLGETQGASDERKSLFETLRKELQAHAAAEEESLYATMLGMPDLREDARHSVSEHKEVDDMLGKLVEMDMSSSGWLVKFKEMRHRYLHHIGEEEEEMFPTAAKGLSKEAEKRLAAVFEKRKPRELERAAHEQPGDARE, from the coding sequence ATGGCCGAAGCCCGTATCTTCGCAGATCTTAAGCAGGACCACGATCGCCAGCGCAAGCTTTTCGAACAGCTCGGCGAGACGCAGGGGGCCAGCGATGAGCGCAAGTCCCTGTTCGAAACCCTCCGCAAGGAATTGCAGGCGCACGCCGCTGCCGAGGAGGAATCGCTTTACGCGACGATGCTCGGCATGCCCGACCTGCGCGAGGACGCGCGCCATTCGGTCAGCGAGCACAAGGAAGTCGACGACATGCTCGGCAAACTGGTCGAGATGGACATGAGCTCGAGCGGCTGGCTGGTGAAATTCAAGGAAATGCGCCACCGCTACCTCCATCATATCGGCGAAGAGGAGGAAGAGATGTTCCCCACCGCCGCCAAGGGGCTGTCGAAGGAGGCAGAGAAGCGGCTTGCCGCAGTGTTCGAAAAGCGCAAACCGCGCGAACTCGAACGCGCTGCACACGAACAGCCCGGTGACGCGCGCGAGTAA
- a CDS encoding putative DNA modification/repair radical SAM protein: MSLKQKLEVLADAAKYDASCASSGTAKRDSRGGGIGSTEGMGICHAYAPDGRCISLLKILLTNVCQFDCHYCINRKSSNVRRARFTVDEVVELTLGFYRRNYIEGLFLSSGIIRSSDYTMEQLVEVARKLREEHKFLGYIHLKTIPDADPTLVEAAGLYADRVSINIELPTVAGLERLAPEKSATRIARAMAGMQSSIVEAHDASTRFKSAPRYAPAGQSTQMIVGADAATDSDIIASAAGLYRDYAMRRVYYSAFSPIPDASAVLPLKRPPLLREHRLYQSDWLMRFYGFRADEVGAATEGGMLPLDIDPKLAWALKFRGSFPVDVNRADKEHLLRVPGLGTKAVSAILSARRHRRLRLDDVGRLTQSIAKVRPFISAADWRPARLVDRDDLRALVAPPAEQLELFAA, from the coding sequence ATGTCTTTGAAACAAAAGCTCGAAGTCCTGGCCGACGCGGCCAAGTACGACGCCTCCTGCGCCTCCTCCGGCACGGCCAAGCGCGACTCGCGCGGCGGCGGGATCGGCTCGACCGAGGGCATGGGCATCTGCCACGCCTATGCGCCCGACGGCCGCTGCATCTCGCTGCTCAAGATCCTGCTGACCAACGTCTGTCAGTTCGACTGCCACTACTGCATCAATCGCAAGAGCTCGAACGTGCGCCGCGCCCGGTTCACGGTCGACGAAGTGGTCGAGCTGACGCTCGGCTTCTACCGCCGCAATTACATCGAGGGGCTGTTCCTCTCGTCGGGCATCATCCGCTCGTCAGACTACACGATGGAGCAGTTGGTCGAGGTCGCGCGCAAGCTGCGCGAGGAGCACAAGTTTCTCGGCTACATCCATCTCAAGACGATCCCCGATGCCGATCCGACACTGGTCGAGGCGGCGGGGCTCTATGCCGACCGGGTCTCGATCAACATCGAATTGCCGACCGTCGCGGGGCTCGAGCGGCTGGCGCCCGAAAAGTCGGCCACGCGTATCGCCAGGGCCATGGCGGGCATGCAGTCGTCGATCGTCGAGGCGCACGATGCGAGCACGCGATTCAAGTCGGCGCCGCGTTATGCCCCGGCCGGGCAATCGACCCAGATGATCGTCGGCGCGGATGCCGCGACCGACAGCGACATCATCGCCAGCGCCGCCGGACTCTACCGCGACTATGCCATGCGGCGGGTCTATTATTCGGCCTTCTCGCCTATCCCCGACGCCAGCGCCGTGCTCCCCCTGAAACGACCGCCGCTGCTGCGCGAGCATCGGCTCTACCAGTCCGACTGGCTGATGCGGTTCTACGGCTTCCGGGCCGACGAAGTCGGTGCGGCGACGGAGGGAGGCATGCTGCCGCTCGACATCGATCCCAAGCTCGCCTGGGCGCTCAAGTTCCGCGGTTCGTTCCCGGTCGACGTCAACCGCGCCGACAAGGAGCACCTGCTGCGCGTGCCCGGGCTCGGCACCAAGGCCGTCTCGGCGATCCTCTCGGCGCGCCGGCATCGGCGCCTTCGCCTCGACGATGTTGGCCGGCTGACCCAGTCGATCGCCAAGGTTCGACCCTTCATCTCCGCCGCCGACTGGCGCCCCGCGCGGCTGGTCGATCGCGACGACTTGCGCGCGCTCGTCGCACCGCCAGCCGAGCAGCTCGAACTTTTCGCTGCCTGA